From the genome of Chiloscyllium punctatum isolate Juve2018m chromosome 13, sChiPun1.3, whole genome shotgun sequence, one region includes:
- the LOC140484608 gene encoding eukaryotic translation initiation factor 4E-binding protein 2-like — translation MSATCQQSECRVIPTRRVALNDATQLPHDYCTTPGGTLFSTTPGGTRIIYDRKFLMECRHSPVAKTPPRYLPHIPGVTTPGTTDDAKIEANDSGHCADNNNRERKAAAGDDAQFEMDI, via the exons ATGTCTGCGACTTGTCAGCAAAGTGAATGCCGAGTGATCCCCACTAGGAGAGTTGCTCTGAACGATGCAACGCAGCTACCTCATGACTACTGCACTACCCCAGGGGGGACCCTGTTCTCCACCACTCCCGGAG GAACCCGGATAATTTACGATCGGAAGTTTCTGATGGAGTGTCGCCATTCCCCAGTTGCCAAGACCCCTCCCCGTTATCTCCCGCACATCCCAGGTGTGACCACGCCTGGCACTACCGATGATGCCAAGATAGAAGCGAACGACTCTGGCCACTGTGCTGATAACAACAACCGCGAGAGGAAGGCAGCTGCTG GGGATGATGCTCAGTTTGAAATGGATATCTAA